TCGCGCTGCTTGAGGCCGGACAGGTGCGGGCCAAAAACGTCGGGAACGTCCTGATGAAGAACATGACCGACTGGACGCTGGGCGTGATCGCGTACTTCCTGTTGGGGTACGGGATCGCCGGGATCGTCGGCCCGGCGACCAGCGGCGGCGGCATCGACGTCGGTGCCGCCTTCGCCTACTGGGGCAGCCCCGGCGGCTGGGTCACCTGGCTGGTCGGTGCCGTCTTCGCGATGACGGCGGCGACGATCGTCTCCGGCGCGGTCGCCGAGCGGATGGACTTCAGGGCCTACGTCGTCGTCGCCTTCGTGATGACCGCGTTCATCTACCCCGTCAGCGAGGCGTTCGCGTGGTGGGATGGCTTGCTGGCCTCGGGCGGGTTCCTCGGTGAAGCGATCGGCGCCGGCTACCAGGACTTCGCCGGTGCAACGGTCGTTCACATGCTCGGCGGGATCGCCGGGCTCGTGGGCGCGTACATGGTCGGTCCCCGCAAGGGCCGCTACGATGAGCACGGCAACAGCCAGCCGATCCCCGGCCACTCGATGCTGCTTGCCGTTCTCGGGACGCTGATCCTGGCCTTTGGCTGGTACGGGTTCAACGTCGGGACGTCGTCGATCTTCAACGCCAGCGGCGAACTGCTGAGTGCCAAACTCGGCCGCGTCGCGCTGAACACCACGCTCGGCATGGGCGGCGGTGGAATCGCTGCGATGGCAGTCTCGTCGTACTGGCAGGGCAAGCCGGATCCGCTGTGGACCGCAAACGGGCTGCTGGCCGGACTCGTCGCCGTCACCGGCGCGGTCCCCCACGTCGAGTGGTGGGGCGGCCTCATCCTCGGCCTGCTGGCCGGGGCACTCGTGCTGCCGACGTTCCGGTTCACCGTCGACACGCTCAAGATCGACGACGTGTGTGGCGTCTTCGCCGTCCACGGCATGGCCGGCGGCCTCGGCACGGCGCTGATCCCGGTCTTTGCGACGGCCGGGTTCTCGGGCACGCAGCTCGTGATGCAGATCGTTGGCGTGGTCGTGATCGGCCTCTGGGCCGTGATCGGCAGCGTGATCGCCTTCGGCCTCGCCGACCTGCTGTTCGGCCTTCGAGTCACCGACGAAGAGGAGACCGTCGGCCTCGACGAGGGCGAACACGGCGTCACGGTCTACCCAGAGTTCGTCGGCGGCGAACCCGGTTCGATCGGGAGCGGCCCGACTGTCAGTCCCGACGGGGGCAAAGTCCGGACCGACGGCGGTCGCTCGCCCAACGGAGGTGAACACGAATGAGTGACGACGACATCAAGCTGATTATGGCGATGATACGGCCCGATCGCCTGGGGGCCGTCAAACAGGCCTTAGCGGAGATCGGAGCCCCCTCGCTGACGGTAACCCAGGTGTCTGGCCGGGGCTCCCAGGCCGCAAAGAAGGGCCAGTGGCGCGGCGAAGAGTACGTGGTCGACCTGCTCCAGAAGGTCAAAATCGAGTGTGTCGTCTCCGAAGTCCCTGCCGAGGACGTGGTTGAGGCGATCCGGGAGGCGGCCCACACCGGCGAGAAAGGCGACGGGAAGATATTCGTCCTCCCCGTCGAGGACGCCGTGCAGGTCCGCACCGGCGAGAGCGGCCCCGAAGCAGTCTGAGAACACGGGGACGACATGGACATAGACGACACCGATCGCGCGCTCGTCGATGCCCTCATGGCGGACGGTCGGGCGTCGATCCAGGCACTCGCCAGCGAGGCGGGTGTCGCCGTCGAGACGGCCGATCGTCGGATCGAAGCCCTCGAAGACGCCGGCGTCATCGAAGGCTACACTGCCCAGGTCGATTACGACGAACTCGGGTACGACGTGACCGCCGTCGTCCGACTACGGGTCGGCGAGTCGACCGAAACCGTCGGCGAGACGCTCGGGGACTATCCCTGGGTTCGTTCGGCATACGAAGTGACCGGCGAGGACGACTGCATCCTGGTCGGGACCGTCCGCGATACCGACGACATGCACGGGAAGGTGGCCGAACTGCTGACCGATCCCACGGTCCGGTCGGTCACCGTCGACGTGGTGCTGGACACCGTTCGGGCGGGCGAGCCGATTCGATTGGGCGACTCGGCCGATTGAATCACCCAGTCGATCCGGGTGGGCGCTTGGCCGTGGCCGTCGAACGGTCGACGATATTTTGGCAGTTGATCATACACGTCAAATATGGGCCGACATCGTTGGGCCGTGGCATTGCTTTCCGGATTAGACGGCGCTGGCCGTCGTCGACTGGCTGGTGAAGCGCTGGCTGTCGCGGGGACGCTCATCACGGTCGGCATCGTGGTTGCTGGAGCGCTGTATCCCGACTACTCGATCCACACCCAGACGATCAGCGAACTCGGGGCGACCGGGCCGTCGGGGGAACGGTTCCAGCCTGCCGCGGCGGTGTTTACGCTGGCGATGGCACTTTCCGGCGTGCTTGTGGTTTTGGCCGGTACCGTGGCTCGATCGGAACTCGGCCGACGGCTGGCGAGTGCACTCGTGATAACGGGGACCGGTGTCGTCGGGGTCGCCGTGTTTCCGTTGGACGTCGGTGGTCCACACGCCATCGCCGCACTGGTTGCCTTCGCCGGTGGCGGTCTGACGGCCCTCTTTGCGGCCTGGGAGACACGAGGCGCGATTCGCTGGCTATCGGTCCTGTTCGGTGCGAGCGCGCTGGTGGCACTGCTGGCCTTTCTGGTACTCGGTGGGGAGACGCCACTCGGACGCGGCGGGCTCGAACGGGTGGTGAGTCTCCCGATTCAGTGCTGGACGATCGTCTTCGGTGGGTGGCTCATCGGAACCGCACACGAGCATGCCGATCGTGACCCACGGACGTGAGATGCCGCTGATTTCTCCCGATCAGGAGCGATCGACTCCGACAGCCCGAACGGGCGCGCCATCGCCGTCGATTTTGAGCGGAAGCGCCCGGAGTTCGAACCGCGTGTCGACGGCCCCGAGGTTCCGCAAATTCTCGAAGAGCAACAGCCCCGATCCCAGCAGTGCGTGATGGGCCGGGAAACCCTCGGGCTCGGCATCGCTGGCCCCGTCGCTGGGTGTCGGATCGGGATTGAGCGTATCGAGTGCGACCGCCAGGTCCTGGTCGGCACAGCGTTCGGCGGCCGCTGGCGAGAGAGACGGGTGATCGAGGTAGCGGTCGGTGTTCCAGTGGTCGTCCCAGCCGGTCCAGAAGACGAGACAGTCGACTGCCGATTCGACTTTCGGCACGCGATCGGCCGGGATCGCCCCGCGGGCCTCGACATCCCGGCAGTCGACCCGGCGGGCGGTCCGGACGAACGATTGGGGGTCGAATTCGTCGAGCGTGCGACCGCCGGGGACGATGTGGGCCGGGGCGTCGACGTGCGTGCCAGTGTGTGAGCCCAAAGAGAGACCGGACTCGCGGTAGCCATCTTCCTCGTGGGTGGCGACCGGCTCGACGCTGACGGGTGGATCGCCGGGATAGGTCTGCATTCCGGTCTCGATCGGGTGGGTGAGATCGTGCATACGTGAACGGCGACGGCAGGCACAGTAAAGCCACGGGCACCCCGCGAACGATCGGTGCGCGTTCGTCGTCAAGTACTTTCGACTGCCGGCCGAACCGCCGCCCATGAACCACGATCGCTCACGGGACCTGTACGATCGCGCGCTGTCGGTCGCCCCGGGCGGGGTCAACTCCTCGGTCCGGGCGATCCAGCCCTATCCGTTCTTCGTCGAGCGCGGCGACGGCGGCCACGTCATCGACGCCGACGGCAATCGCTATCTCGACTTCGTGATGGGATATGGCCCGCTCCTGCTGGGCCACGACCTGCCAGAACCAGTCCAGTCGGCCATCCAGCAGCGGGCCGCCGAAGGGCCGATGTACGGCGCGCCCACCGAGGTCGAGGTCGAACTCGCCGAATTCGTCGCTCGCCACGTTCCCAGCGTCGAAATGGTCCGGTTCGTCAACAGCGGGACCGAGGCCACTGTCTCGGCGGTCCGGCTGGCCCGCGGGTACACTGGCCGGGACAAGATCGTCATCATGCAAGGCTCCTACCACGGGGCTCAGGAGTCGACCCTCGTCGAGGGCGAGGGCTGTCACACCCAACCGTCGAGTCCCGGGATTCCCGAGAGCTTCGCCGAACACACGATCACGGTCCCGTTCAACGACGAGGAATACGTCGAGGCCGTCTTCGAGAACCACGGCGACGAGATCGCAGCCGTCCTGACCGAACCGATCCTGGGAAATCACGGCATCGTTCATCCCGTCGAGGGATACCACGACACACTCCGGGACCTCTGTGATGACTACGGCTCCCTGCTTATCTTCGACGAAGTGATCACGGGCTTCCGCGTGGGTGGGCCCCAATGTGCCCAGGGCAAGTTCGGGATCGAACCCGACGTGACCACGTTCGGGAAGATCGTCGGCGGCGGGTTCCCCGTCGGCGCGATCGGCGGGAAGGCGGAGATCATCGAACAGTTCACCCCCGCGGGCGATGTCTTCCAGTCCGGGACGTTCTCGGGCCACCCAGTCACGATGGCCGCTGGCCTGGAGACGCTCCGGTACGCCGCCGAGAACGACGTCTGGGAGCACGTCAACGACCTCGGCCAGCAGATGCGCGAGGGGCTGACCGAGATCGTCGCCGATCGCGCGCCGGAGTACACCGTCGTCGGGTCGGACTCGATGTTCAAGGTGATCTTCACCCGGGACGGCGAGAATGGCGAGAATCACTGCGGGTCGGGCTGTCGCCAGCGCGAATCCTGTCCGAGCTACGGGACCTGTCCGAAAGACGGCGCGGACGTTGATCGCGCCGAGGACGAGCGCTGGGAACGGTTGTTCTGGCCCGCGATGAAGGAGGAGGGCGTGTTCCTGACCCCGAATCAGTTTGAATCACAGTTCGTCTCTGCCGCTCATACTGAGGACGACATCGAGGAGGCGCTTGAGGCGTACCGGGAAGCGCTGTAGCGCTGTGTCAGTCTGAGGAGCGAGGCCCTTACCGAAGACAGCGAAACAGCAGTATTTGTCGAAATTTTGGATCGAGCTGGATCTTGTGGATTTCAATACGGCCGAAATTCTCGGTCAGGACAAGTACGGGTTTTATGCCGACACATTCTTAATAGGAATAGTATGGCCAATGAGAAAGAGAAGACCACGATTGCGCTGGAGTATCCATTTCCCGAGGAGCGTGTCTTTCGATACCAGGCGATGCAAGATGTTCTCGCGCTCCTGATCGAGGAACCATACGAGGAATTCACCGTAAGCCAACTCGCACAGATGATTGATGGGAATCAAGCATCTGTCTCGAAGGCGATCGCCCTGCTCGGAGAACTTGGCCCAATCCAGACTCGCCGAGATGGGCGAAAACAGTACGTCAGTATCGACCGAGACCGGCTGAGGAAATCAGATCCGGTACTATCGATTCCGCAACCCGAGTTTCACAAACCTGTTCGCGCATTCGTCGATCACGTAACGGAAGCAGTCGAGGAGTTAGTTGGAATCGTTCTCTTCGGGAGCGTTGCTCGCGGTGAGGCCGATCGATCGAGTGACATTGATCTCCTCGTCTTCGTTGATGATGACCGGACGCAGGCACGACGGACCGTCCAGGCGATCGTGAGCGACCTCGAAGAGACGAAGTTCGATGGCGACCGCTATGAGTTCGAGATACTGGTCGAATCGAGAGACAGCGCAAACCGGATCGGTGACCGGCTTCGGCAGCAGTTTGATGACGGTATCACTATCGTCGGATCGGACGAACTATCCGACATTCGTACAGGGGTGTTTGCGAATGAAGAACAGTGATGTCGTGGACGCGCTGGATGCAGCCGAGCAAAGCTTCGAACAAGCACCGGAGAACATCGAAGCGGGCCTCGATGTCGAAGACGCCGAGTTAGTCCAACTCAGACGGGCGTGTCGGTTGCTGTCGGCTGCGTCTCGCCTGCGCAACGATGGCTACTACACGGTCGTCATCGAGTCGTCGTTCGTCGCAATAGAACGGACGATTCAGTTCCGTCTGATTCACGATGGTGCAATGGAAACTTCCGAGGTCATCAGCAGTCACCGGCGACTGTACCAGCGGGGTGCCGAGGTCGGACTCTACGACGAAGCGTTTGGGGAGCGCCTCGCCGAACTGTGGACCCAGAACCGGACAAAGACCTACTATCGGCTCGGAATTGCCACCGAAGCACAAGCAACGGCGATGCACGATCTCGCCACCGAGCTTCATAACGAGCTCGTCAATGCGAGTCGAGTCCAACACGAGTGTCTCTGTTGATCGATGGTCTCCGCAAGCTCTTGCCGAAGATAGTGACACAGCAGTATCTATTTCAGAGTTGGTAGGCATGGCCGTGACACATACAGAGTCTCTATTTAAGCATGGTTCCCGAAGATATCTTCAATTATAGTTATTAGTAGATATATAAGTGTGGACGTAACGTGGTACTCTCCCTAGCACGGAATGACGACTCATGAAGCAAATCACGTCGGGCCGGACCACACCAAAGAACCACTTCGCTACCAGAATGTGACGACGGCATTAAAGTACATGCACTTAGATTCGGAAACACAGTCTTCGGCCGTGGATCATATCTGGGAATATTAAATAATTTATTACTCTTGGGAATTATAATTCTCAGGAAGTAGCTCATTAGGGAGTTCGATTACGGTTGCCCCGTGAGGCATATTTCCGGTAAGTCGTGGTTCAGAGATAACAGAACGGATTAACAATTCGAACTCATCTTCTCCCTCATCTTCATCAAATTCCTCTCCCAAATAGATCATTAGACGATCATCAGATTTTGCCCCATTAAATCCTTCTACAGAATCAATATATTCTGGATGATCTGCGTCAGAGTATCTTTTTTGTGCGACATTTATATTATCTCGGTTGAAGAGCAGCATATCGTCTATACCCCACTTTGATGGCATCCACCTTACTTCAATATCTGACGCTCCTGCGATGTATAATCTATTCTCTTTGTATTTTATACGACCTTCATTACGCCATTCGTGGAGTTTCATCCGAAAATCCCTGCTATTTGGAATATATATAACATCGGGCTCATAGACATGATCGAACGAATTTACAATTATCGAATCATATGAAAAATCAGAAACCTCAAACGAGTCGATCTCTCCCTGTTCAGCGGCGGTTCTAATTGATGATAATATACTAATCACTTCGCCAGTGGTTATTGAATCTACAAATTGCGGAATCAGAGGTTTGAGAACAACACTCTCATCTCGAAAGAATCGCTTAGGTAAGTTAATTCGCTTCCCGAGTTGTACGAACTCCCGATGAGAGTGTTTCCGATCATCATATTCCTCGAGGTCTGAGATTTCCTCTAATTCTGTGGAATCCTCGTAGTTATCTACGAGTTTCCGTGAAAATGAGTTGACCTCTTCTATTTCGAAAGTCATAACCAATCCTCCATATGAATGTCAGACCCACCAATCGAAAGGTTATCGCTCATCGCTTTCTCTGCTCTATCCTCCAGTAACTTTGCTTGTGATTCTGCCATCGATCTCGTCGCCCTCTTTTCTCGTAACTCCTCTTCCCGGAACTCGTCTTTTCGGTCGTGTTCGTCCTTCCAAACTAAGAGACCATAGATACCCATCACAATGCCGATAACGGAAGGTGATATTAAAAACAAAACATGATATAGATTGGACTCGCCTGCAAAAGAGAACGTGGCCGTTAAATACCCAAAAACGCCCAAATAGGAGAGGATGAGCAACGAAGTCCCCGTAGATGTGAAATATTTGTGATATTCACTATAATTGATTTGGGCGATACCATTTAACGCCTTACTCATACTACGTGAAACAAGATAGCGAATTCACTTTATATTTTGCTCCAGCTCTTGCCTACATTGGTGAAACAACTTCTCGGAATCTGATCCGTGGAGATCAAAGTGATGTATTTCGGTTATATTAGTTGGCATAGTTTAAAAATAACTCTACCCATATATTTACTATACTATTACTTGTCACTTGGACAATCGGAAATCTGAATTCACCAAATCATTTGACGATAAGAATATGTAATCATAGAACTAAACACCACTAAGAAATGACTGGCCCTATAAAATTTGTAATTGGATCCGTCATTGCTGGAATTTTGGGATTGGTGGGGATCTTAATATTCTCTTCGCTTAAGCCAATGACAACTTTACAAATGAATATTGCAATCAGTACGATTGATACGCTCATATTCGCAGGGGCGGCCTCAATTCTTGGTCTGATACTGTATGTTGTTGGATTGATTGATTAGGCTACTTGGAGATTTGATTTGTATAGTATATGCGTCCTGTATTCAGAACCTGCCGAGAGAGCTACCGAGTTGCTGGGATTGTTGTATTCGCGCCCTCCATCTTGCACGGCAACCAGTAACAATTTCAATATTCTGACCGTTGTTTCGCTCAGTCAAGGAATGGCCCGGGCCAATTGTGCAGCCCCCCACTCCGCGAACTCCAAAACTCGCTCACGTGAGCGCTTCGACGACATCCTCACTACTGAACAGTTTCAGATCGTCGCGTTCGTCAGCCGCTGCTTCGACTGTCGAGGTGAACCCACTCCGGGAAAAGAGCGCGTACGTCTCGACCCGATCGCTCCCGTCTTCGGGCGTCCATCGGAGTTCCTCGACGTGATCCTGGAGCGTCGAGAACGCGTCGTACCGAGCGGAGCCTACGTGAGCTTGCACTCGCCGACGATCAGCGTCTCGCCCGTCGTCAAGCCGACCACGTCGATCTCGTGAATAATCATACTTCGAAGTATGATACTCTGAAGTATGATACTTGAAAGTATCATTATGACCCCCGCGAATGCTAACGTCCTGAGAGACGGCCATCATCGCGACAACCGATCCGTCGGCCTTTTTGCTCTTATCCCACTACCCCCAGTAACTCGCATGGACCCAGACGAAAACCGCCGGGACTGGGCCGAGCGCTCTGAGGACTACTCCCCGGAATACTACGCCGAGATCGGCCACAACGAGGTCAGCGAGACCATCGTGGAGGTCCTGGAGTACTACGCGCCCGAGGATGCGGGTGTTCTCGAAGTCGGCTGTGGCTCGGGCCGTCACCTTGACGCACTCCGCGAGGCGGGGTACCGGGACCTCGCCGGGATCGACATCAACGAAGAATCCTTCGAGGTGATGGCCAAGGAGTACCCGCGACTCGCCGATACCGGGACCTTCCTCAGCGGCGCGATGGAGGATCACCTGCCGGAGTTTCCCGATGACGCCTACGACGTCGTCTACTCGGTCGAGACCCTCCAGCACGTCCACCCCGACGACACCTGGGTGTTCGAGGAGCTAGTCCGAATCACCGACGATCTGCTGATCACGGCCGAGAACGAGGGCAATCGACCCAATCGGGGACCGGACACCGAGGACGTCAGCTACGTCGAGGATGACTTCCCGCTCTATCATCGCGACTGGAAGGCTGTTTTCACGGATCTGGGGCTGGCCCAGATCGTCTGCGAGCGGACGAACCGGGACACGATCCGGGTCTTTCGGTCCCCCGAGTAGTGACCTCCCGGACGCCGAGGAGGCGATCTATCGAACCATCGTCAACAGCATCTTGAACCGCTCGTCCGCCGCGACCGCGTGAGGTGTATCCGCGGGAAAGACGATCGATTCGCCCGCCGTCAGTTCGTGGTCGGTCCCGTCGATGGTGACGCGTGCCGTGCCATCAAGCACCTGCAGGAGTGCCTCGTGGGGAGCCGTATGCTCGCTGATCGTCTGGCCCTCGTCACAGGCAAAGACCGTCAGCGTCGCGGCCTCCCGGTCGACTAAGGTTCGGCTGACGATCGCCCCGTCCTGATAGTCCAGCAAGTCCGCAACTTCGAGTGCCGATCCGGCCAAGTCCGCGAGTTGATTGTCGCTCATACCCGTCGTTCGGCCGGCCCACGCTTGGGGCTGCTGGTGAACATATTCGGCAACCGGAGCGACCGATAGGGCTACGGAACTGGGCAGTGAGCTCCCACTATGCGCGTCAGCGTCATCGGCGGGAGCACAGTCGGCCCGGAACTGGCCGAACAGGCTCGTGCTGTCGGCCGACTGTTGGCCGAGCGCGACCACGAGATCGTCTGTGGTGGGCGCGGTGGCGTGATGAAGGCAACCTGTCGCGGGGCCAGCGAGGCCGGCGGCCATACGATCGGCATCCTTCCGGGGGACGATCGATCCGCGGCCAACGAGTACGTCGAGACGGCGATCGCCACGGGACTGGGCAATGCCCGCAACGCACTGGTCGTCATGAACGGGGACGCCGCCATCGCGATCGACGGGGGAACGGGCACGCTCTCGGAGATCGCACTGGCACTGGACGCTGGCAAGCCGGTTGCGGGTCTACAGACCCACGACGTTGCTGGCGTCGAGGCGGTCACGTCGCCGCGAGCGGCCGTCGAATACGTCGAACAGGGAAGACAGGAGTGACGAGACGGCGGCGTCACTCGCCGGTCGCCACGAGCGCGAAGACCCACAGCAGCACGAACGGATACGTAAGGAGCTGAACGACCGAGAGGTCACTCCAGACGGGCGGGACGAAGAGGGCGACACCGATACCCAAGAGCGCGCCACCGACCGCGATCGGGCCTTGCCGTTGGTGTCGTGCCGATCGATCGACCGTCGAGAGGAAGAACAGGGCCGCAACGAAAAAGACCGCGAGGGTGAAGACGATCTCAGTGACGGGTGTGGCATCGCCCGCAAGCGCTTGCCAGGTCCCGACGAGAAACGCCCCGAACAGTGCCGTTGTCACGCCCAGTCCGCCGCTGACGGCGATCCGTCGGGGATCGACGCCGAACCGTGCCGTGTCCATACCCTAGTGCCGTAAGGCGACGGCAAGTGCGTTTCCCCTTCGATCAGTTCCACTGATTTCGACAGTACCACTGCAATGGGCACACCAAACCAACAAAAGTTGATAATATCACACCTATCTTTGGACATTACAAGCACACAGAGGCCCTTGATCCGTCGGGAACAATCGAGAGTATAACAGTCGATAAAGGAGCAATTGAAGTCGAATTATCAGGATTAGAGTCGAAGGTTCTATGCGAGAAGGGAGAATTTAGCGACCCAGCGGAATACATTTGATTGCGTAGTTACAGGTTTTCACATGGACCGAATCGAGTTCCTGTTCCAGGCAACGACGCTGTGGTTCGTCTCCATCCTGACGTGGCGAGAGCTGTATCCGGCACTGAATGGGACAGTGTGGCTCACCGTTCCATTTATCATCGCTTTCGCCGCCTACTATGTCATCCCCGCATACGCCGTCTGGCGGTGCACCGAAGACCTTCGAGAACGCGTCTGGCAGCGCTGGCTAGCGTTCGTCAGACGTCGATAACAGCTCTCAGGCCAGCCAGTCGGCAAAAGTTCCGTCGAGTAGCGTTTCGCGCTGCCGGTCGATATACTGAGACTGCATGCCCCAGATCGCCTCACCCAGCGGCACCCCCGCCCGCACCTGCTGGCTGACGATGTCGTGTTTGTACCGGGCAGGTGTCAACCGCCGGTCGAGGCGTTCGCGGAGTGGCTCGATGTATCGTTGGGCCTGCTCGGTCGAGAGACCCCGGAGTTCGAGTCCGTCCCGGGCGTATTCGAAGAGGTCGGCGTACAGTTCCTCGATGGCCGTCGTCTCGCCGTCGTCCGTGAGCCAAGTCAACTCCGCTTCGAGCCCATCACGGGCCGCCGCATAGAAGTTCTCCCGTGCCGTCTCCCAGTCGAGATCCCGTACGGGGTGATCCCGGCGTGGCAGGCTCTCCAACAGGCCGCCGAAGACCGCTTCGAAGGCCACCGCGTCCCTGATCGTCGGCTGGCCGGGCAGGGGGCGAAATTCGATGCGGGCGTTGGCGTCCGACCGCGTTGCCCCGTCGAAGACCGGCCGGATCCAGCGCCAGTAACTGCCGTGTTTGTGTCGGACGTGAGCAAAGCGATCGTCGAAGCGTTGGCCGGTCTCGACGTCCATCGGGACGATCAACGGATCGGCGACGATGCGATCGATAGCTTCCTCGACGGATTCGAGGTCCCGGGGGAAGGTGACTTTCGGCTGGACGTCACTGCCGTCGGGCGGGTTGAGGACGGACTCGAAGACACCGATCCGGTGTTCCATGTGGGCGTCGGCGACAATCTCGCGATCGCGGGCGTCTCCGTCGTAACACTCCGGTGGAAAGAACGGGGAATTCACACCCAGGGCGAGCAGCGGGCCAGCGATCCGCAGGGCGTACTGGAAATACGTCGGGAGGTCGGGGGCGTGAGGGATCTGGTAATGGGGCTGGATCGACGTGATCAGACTCTCGGGCATCACGGTGTCTGCCTGCACCGAGACGTGTGGGGCATCGAGTTCGAACGCACACGGGTAGTCGGTGTTGGCGATTGCGTGATACCGGACGCTGTCAGACATGTTCGTCCCGATGCGGATGCCGTCCTCTGCAACGGAGTCACAGAGATACGCGGTGGCTGTCTCGCCGTTTGGCGGCACCGTCCACAGGCCGTCACTGACCAGGCGGATGTCCTCGGTGTTGGCCCGTTCGAGGGCCGGCGCGAGGTTGGCCTGTAACTCCCGCTGTTGGGCGTCGAGCCCGTAGTCGTTCAACGGCTGAGGACTGGTCTGCATCTCGGCGTTGTGCAGGCCGAGTTCCTTCTCGAAGCCGATGCGTTCGAGCAACTGCCGCGGGACCCGCCGGAGGGCGTCGGTCTGTTCGTCGGCCGCGTACAGTTCGAACTCCAAGCCGACGATCGCCTGGTTGTTGTCGAACGTCCCTGCCCTGACCTCCGCTTTGAGGTCGTGGGCCTCCTGGTCGGCTCTGGCCAGGAACGCCTCGTGATCGACCGATAGCGCCTCACAGACCGCAGCGGCGAGCGCCGAGGCTGACATGCCCGCGGCTTGTTTGTCGGCTCCCTTGAACGTGGTGGGTCGACCAGTAGCGCGCCGGCCACCACACCACGCCGTGTTCCGCTACCGGTCCCAGGCCACCACGGCCACTGTGTTTTTAGTACGTTTCAATATATAAAGAAAACATTTATTTGGCCTGAATAGGTAAAATCGGCCGATGGTCCGCTCACTTAACCGGAGATCGTATATTAAAGGGATCGTAGCGAGCGGGGCGGGCATCGGGCTCGCTGGTTGTTCCTCGGGCCAGGAGACAACCGAATCCCTCCAGACGGAGCAACGGGAGACCAACACAGCGACCGAAACCCAACCGACACCCATGCCAACCGATACCGACTACGCGCCAGTCGTCGAACAGGCAGCAGTA
The sequence above is drawn from the Halorhabdus sp. CBA1104 genome and encodes:
- a CDS encoding ammonium transporter, with the translated sequence MAVGGEIASGINMVWALTVAFLIFFMQPGFALLEAGQVRAKNVGNVLMKNMTDWTLGVIAYFLLGYGIAGIVGPATSGGGIDVGAAFAYWGSPGGWVTWLVGAVFAMTAATIVSGAVAERMDFRAYVVVAFVMTAFIYPVSEAFAWWDGLLASGGFLGEAIGAGYQDFAGATVVHMLGGIAGLVGAYMVGPRKGRYDEHGNSQPIPGHSMLLAVLGTLILAFGWYGFNVGTSSIFNASGELLSAKLGRVALNTTLGMGGGGIAAMAVSSYWQGKPDPLWTANGLLAGLVAVTGAVPHVEWWGGLILGLLAGALVLPTFRFTVDTLKIDDVCGVFAVHGMAGGLGTALIPVFATAGFSGTQLVMQIVGVVVIGLWAVIGSVIAFGLADLLFGLRVTDEEETVGLDEGEHGVTVYPEFVGGEPGSIGSGPTVSPDGGKVRTDGGRSPNGGEHE
- a CDS encoding DUF998 domain-containing protein, producing MGRHRWAVALLSGLDGAGRRRLAGEALAVAGTLITVGIVVAGALYPDYSIHTQTISELGATGPSGERFQPAAAVFTLAMALSGVLVVLAGTVARSELGRRLASALVITGTGVVGVAVFPLDVGGPHAIAALVAFAGGGLTALFAAWETRGAIRWLSVLFGASALVALLAFLVLGGETPLGRGGLERVVSLPIQCWTIVFGGWLIGTAHEHADRDPRT
- a CDS encoding P-II family nitrogen regulator, translated to MSDDDIKLIMAMIRPDRLGAVKQALAEIGAPSLTVTQVSGRGSQAAKKGQWRGEEYVVDLLQKVKIECVVSEVPAEDVVEAIREAAHTGEKGDGKIFVLPVEDAVQVRTGESGPEAV
- a CDS encoding Lrp/AsnC family transcriptional regulator: MDIDDTDRALVDALMADGRASIQALASEAGVAVETADRRIEALEDAGVIEGYTAQVDYDELGYDVTAVVRLRVGESTETVGETLGDYPWVRSAYEVTGEDDCILVGTVRDTDDMHGKVAELLTDPTVRSVTVDVVLDTVRAGEPIRLGDSAD
- a CDS encoding nucleotidyltransferase domain-containing protein, whose protein sequence is MANEKEKTTIALEYPFPEERVFRYQAMQDVLALLIEEPYEEFTVSQLAQMIDGNQASVSKAIALLGELGPIQTRRDGRKQYVSIDRDRLRKSDPVLSIPQPEFHKPVRAFVDHVTEAVEELVGIVLFGSVARGEADRSSDIDLLVFVDDDRTQARRTVQAIVSDLEETKFDGDRYEFEILVESRDSANRIGDRLRQQFDDGITIVGSDELSDIRTGVFANEEQ
- a CDS encoding glutamate-1-semialdehyde 2,1-aminomutase; this encodes MNHDRSRDLYDRALSVAPGGVNSSVRAIQPYPFFVERGDGGHVIDADGNRYLDFVMGYGPLLLGHDLPEPVQSAIQQRAAEGPMYGAPTEVEVELAEFVARHVPSVEMVRFVNSGTEATVSAVRLARGYTGRDKIVIMQGSYHGAQESTLVEGEGCHTQPSSPGIPESFAEHTITVPFNDEEYVEAVFENHGDEIAAVLTEPILGNHGIVHPVEGYHDTLRDLCDDYGSLLIFDEVITGFRVGGPQCAQGKFGIEPDVTTFGKIVGGGFPVGAIGGKAEIIEQFTPAGDVFQSGTFSGHPVTMAAGLETLRYAAENDVWEHVNDLGQQMREGLTEIVADRAPEYTVVGSDSMFKVIFTRDGENGENHCGSGCRQRESCPSYGTCPKDGADVDRAEDERWERLFWPAMKEEGVFLTPNQFESQFVSAAHTEDDIEEALEAYREAL
- a CDS encoding TIGR00725 family protein, giving the protein MRVSVIGGSTVGPELAEQARAVGRLLAERDHEIVCGGRGGVMKATCRGASEAGGHTIGILPGDDRSAANEYVETAIATGLGNARNALVVMNGDAAIAIDGGTGTLSEIALALDAGKPVAGLQTHDVAGVEAVTSPRAAVEYVEQGRQE
- a CDS encoding class I SAM-dependent methyltransferase, with amino-acid sequence MDPDENRRDWAERSEDYSPEYYAEIGHNEVSETIVEVLEYYAPEDAGVLEVGCGSGRHLDALREAGYRDLAGIDINEESFEVMAKEYPRLADTGTFLSGAMEDHLPEFPDDAYDVVYSVETLQHVHPDDTWVFEELVRITDDLLITAENEGNRPNRGPDTEDVSYVEDDFPLYHRDWKAVFTDLGLAQIVCERTNRDTIRVFRSPE
- a CDS encoding cyclase family protein, whose translation is MHDLTHPIETGMQTYPGDPPVSVEPVATHEEDGYRESGLSLGSHTGTHVDAPAHIVPGGRTLDEFDPQSFVRTARRVDCRDVEARGAIPADRVPKVESAVDCLVFWTGWDDHWNTDRYLDHPSLSPAAAERCADQDLAVALDTLNPDPTPSDGASDAEPEGFPAHHALLGSGLLLFENLRNLGAVDTRFELRALPLKIDGDGAPVRAVGVDRS
- a CDS encoding cupin domain-containing protein, giving the protein MSDNQLADLAGSALEVADLLDYQDGAIVSRTLVDREAATLTVFACDEGQTISEHTAPHEALLQVLDGTARVTIDGTDHELTAGESIVFPADTPHAVAADERFKMLLTMVR